In Salmonella enterica subsp. enterica serovar Typhimurium str. LT2, a single window of DNA contains:
- the sspB gene encoding stringent starvation protein B (similar to E. coli stringent starvation protein B (AAC76260.1); Blastp hit to AAC76260.1 (165 aa), 89% identity in aa 1 - 165), producing the protein MDLSQLTPRRPYLLRAFYEWLLDNQLTPHLVVDVMLPGVHVPMEYARDGQIVLNIAPRAVGNLELSNDEVRFNARFGGVPRQVSVPLAAVLAIYARENGAGTMFEPEAAYDEDVVSLNDDDNTAGAESETVMSVIDGDKPDHDDDSSPDDEPPPPRGGRPALRVVK; encoded by the coding sequence ATGGATTTGTCACAGTTGACGCCGCGTCGTCCTTATCTGTTGCGTGCTTTCTACGAGTGGTTGCTGGATAACCAGTTGACCCCGCATCTGGTGGTGGATGTGATGCTGCCTGGCGTGCATGTCCCTATGGAATATGCGCGCGATGGGCAAATCGTCCTCAATATTGCGCCGCGAGCGGTAGGTAATCTGGAGCTGTCTAATGATGAAGTGCGTTTTAATGCGCGCTTCGGCGGCGTTCCCCGTCAGGTTTCTGTGCCTTTGGCTGCGGTGCTGGCGATTTACGCCCGTGAAAATGGCGCAGGCACCATGTTTGAGCCTGAAGCCGCCTATGATGAAGACGTTGTCAGCTTAAATGATGATGACAATACCGCAGGCGCGGAAAGCGAGACCGTGATGTCCGTCATTGATGGTGATAAGCCCGACCACGATGACGACAGTAGTCCTGATGACGAGCCGCCTCCGCCGCGTGGCGGACGTCCGGCGCTGCGTGTAGTAAAATAA
- the sspA gene encoding stringent starvation protein A (regulator of transcription; similar to E. coli regulator of transcription; stringent starvation protein A (AAC76261.1); Blastp hit to AAC76261.1 (212 aa), 98% identity in aa 1 - 211) — protein MAVAANKRSVMTLFSGPTDIYSHQVRIVLAEKGVSFEIEHVEKDNPPQDLIDLNPNQSVPTLVDRELTLWESRIIMEYLDERFPHPPLMPVYPVARGESRLYMHRIEKDWYTLMNVIVNGSASEADSARKQLREELLAIAPVFGQKPYFLSDEFSLVDCYLAPLLWRLPQLGIEFSGAGAKELKGYMTRVFERDSFLASLTEAEREMRLGRG, from the coding sequence ATGGCTGTCGCTGCCAACAAACGTTCGGTAATGACGCTGTTTTCTGGTCCTACTGACATCTATAGCCATCAGGTCCGCATTGTGTTGGCTGAAAAGGGTGTTAGTTTTGAGATCGAACATGTGGAAAAGGACAATCCACCTCAGGATCTGATTGACCTCAACCCGAATCAAAGCGTTCCGACACTGGTGGATCGTGAGCTGACCCTGTGGGAATCTCGCATCATTATGGAATATCTGGATGAGCGTTTCCCTCATCCGCCGCTGATGCCGGTTTATCCGGTCGCGCGCGGTGAAAGCCGTCTGTACATGCACCGTATTGAAAAAGACTGGTATACGCTGATGAACGTCATCGTAAACGGGTCTGCTTCCGAGGCCGACTCTGCACGTAAACAACTGCGTGAAGAGCTGCTGGCGATTGCGCCAGTATTTGGTCAGAAACCGTATTTCCTGAGCGACGAATTCAGCCTGGTTGATTGCTACCTGGCGCCTCTCCTGTGGCGTTTACCGCAGTTGGGTATTGAATTCAGCGGCGCAGGGGCGAAAGAGCTGAAAGGCTATATGACCCGCGTCTTTGAACGTGATTCTTTCCTGGCTTCTTTAACCGAAGCTGAACGTGAAATGCGCCTCGGTCGGGGTTAA
- a CDS encoding putative cytoplasmic protein, with the protein MLSNKWEFFITTVDDHVTGIRVDIGAIQDEKFDRLIHTGFLRVHYTNCYENGLPQPDETQSLNRIEDWLDEKGKTFPIWLVGVVTQQGWRDFVFMSEEDLNWEKTLDKLLAGGPEISFSYRESHNDKGNFYRQFLYPTRYDWNWIHDSRVCRGLQEQGDDLTLPRAIDYYATLPTEVAARDLAQDIAALPYGITLVSIRMNDPQQGFMASFISTDAPQQWHMTEITCQLTDLAEKHGGSFDGWGAPVVQA; encoded by the coding sequence ATGCTGTCGAATAAATGGGAATTCTTTATAACAACGGTGGATGACCATGTTACGGGTATACGTGTGGATATCGGCGCCATTCAGGATGAAAAATTTGATCGCCTTATCCATACCGGGTTCTTACGTGTTCATTACACCAACTGTTATGAAAATGGTTTACCGCAGCCCGATGAAACACAGAGTTTAAATCGTATAGAGGACTGGCTTGATGAAAAGGGGAAGACGTTTCCGATCTGGCTGGTGGGTGTGGTTACCCAACAAGGCTGGCGCGATTTTGTGTTCATGTCGGAAGAGGATCTTAACTGGGAAAAGACGCTGGATAAATTGCTCGCTGGTGGCCCGGAAATCTCTTTTAGTTATAGAGAGAGTCACAATGATAAAGGAAACTTTTACCGCCAGTTCTTGTATCCAACCCGATACGACTGGAACTGGATACACGATTCCCGTGTGTGCCGGGGATTACAGGAACAAGGTGATGATCTGACGCTTCCGCGCGCTATTGATTATTATGCGACATTGCCTACAGAGGTCGCAGCGCGCGACCTGGCGCAAGATATTGCTGCATTACCGTATGGCATAACGCTGGTCAGTATTCGAATGAATGACCCGCAACAGGGGTTTATGGCGTCTTTTATCAGCACCGATGCTCCGCAACAATGGCATATGACAGAAATCACTTGCCAGCTTACCGATCTGGCTGAAAAACATGGCGGCAGTTTTGATGGCTGGGGCGCACCGGTAGTACAGGCATAA
- the rpsI gene encoding 30S ribosomal subunit protein S9 (similar to E. coli 30S ribosomal subunit protein S9 (AAC76262.1); Blastp hit to AAC76262.1 (130 aa), 99% identity in aa 1 - 130), whose product MAENQYYGTGRRKSSAARVFIKPGNGKIVINQRSLEQYFGRETARMVVRQPLELVDMVEKLDLYITVKGGGISGQAGAIRHGITRALMEYDESLRGELRKAGFVTRDARQVERKKVGLRKARRRPQFSKR is encoded by the coding sequence ATGGCTGAAAATCAATACTACGGCACTGGTCGCCGCAAAAGTTCCGCAGCTCGCGTGTTCATCAAACCGGGCAACGGTAAAATCGTTATCAACCAACGTTCTCTGGAACAGTACTTCGGTCGTGAAACTGCCCGCATGGTAGTTCGTCAGCCGCTGGAACTGGTCGACATGGTTGAGAAACTGGATCTGTACATCACTGTTAAAGGTGGTGGTATCTCTGGTCAGGCTGGTGCGATCCGTCACGGTATCACCCGCGCTCTGATGGAGTACGACGAGTCCCTGCGTGGCGAACTGCGTAAAGCTGGCTTCGTTACTCGTGACGCTCGTCAGGTTGAACGTAAGAAAGTCGGCCTGCGTAAAGCACGTCGTCGTCCGCAGTTCTCCAAACGTTAA
- the rplM gene encoding 50S ribosomal subunit protein L13 (similar to E. coli 50S ribosomal subunit protein L13 (AAC76263.1); Blastp hit to AAC76263.1 (142 aa), 100% identity in aa 1 - 142) codes for MKTFTAKPETVKRDWYVVDATGKTLGRLATELARRLRGKHKAEYTPHVDTGDYIIVLNADKVAVTGNKRTDKVYYHHTGHIGGIKQATFEEMIARRPERVIEIAVKGMLPKGPLGRAMFRKLKVYAGNEHNHAAQQPQVLDI; via the coding sequence ATGAAAACTTTTACAGCTAAACCAGAAACCGTAAAACGCGACTGGTATGTTGTTGACGCGACCGGTAAAACTCTGGGCCGTCTGGCTACTGAACTGGCTCGTCGCCTGCGCGGTAAGCACAAAGCGGAATACACTCCGCACGTAGATACCGGTGATTACATCATCGTTCTGAACGCTGACAAAGTTGCTGTAACCGGCAACAAGCGTACTGACAAAGTGTACTATCACCACACCGGCCACATCGGTGGTATCAAACAAGCGACCTTTGAAGAGATGATTGCCCGCCGTCCTGAGCGTGTGATTGAAATCGCGGTTAAAGGCATGCTGCCAAAAGGCCCGCTGGGTCGTGCTATGTTCCGTAAACTGAAAGTTTACGCGGGCAACGAGCACAACCACGCGGCACAGCAACCGCAAGTTCTTGACATCTAA
- the yhcM gene encoding putative ATPase (similar to E. coli orf, hypothetical protein (AAC76264.1); Blastp hit to AAC76264.1 (375 aa), 85% identity in aa 1 - 373), giving the protein MQSLSPTSRYLQALNEGTHQPDDVQKEAVDRLETLYQALTAKKSSATPPGGLIARLGKLLGKNEPDAQIPVRGLYMWGGVGRGKTWLMDLFYHSLPGERKLRLHFHRFMLRVHEELTALQGQIDPLDIIADRFKTETDVLCFDEFFVTDITDAMLLGGLMKALFARGITLVATSNIPPDELYRNGLQRARFLPAIDAIKQHCDIMNVDAGVDYRLRTLTQAHLWLTPLNDETRRQMDKLWLALAGAAREHAPTLEINHRSLSTLGVENQTLAVSFATLCVEARSQHDYIALSRLFHTVLLFDVPVMTPLMENEARRFIALVDEFYERHVKLVVSAAAPLYEIYQGERLKFEFQRCLSRLQEMQSAEYLKREHMP; this is encoded by the coding sequence ATGCAAAGCCTTTCCCCTACATCGCGTTATCTCCAGGCACTCAACGAAGGCACCCATCAGCCTGACGACGTACAGAAAGAGGCGGTCGACCGTCTGGAAACCCTTTATCAGGCGCTCACCGCGAAAAAATCGTCGGCTACGCCACCCGGCGGTCTGATAGCGCGACTGGGGAAATTATTAGGCAAAAACGAACCGGACGCGCAAATACCGGTTCGCGGGCTGTATATGTGGGGGGGCGTGGGTCGCGGCAAAACCTGGCTCATGGATCTCTTCTACCACAGCCTGCCGGGCGAGCGAAAACTACGCCTGCATTTTCATCGGTTTATGCTGCGCGTGCATGAAGAGCTTACCGCGTTACAGGGACAGATCGATCCGTTAGACATTATTGCCGATCGGTTTAAAACCGAGACGGACGTACTGTGTTTCGATGAGTTTTTCGTCACCGATATTACCGACGCCATGCTGCTGGGCGGTTTAATGAAAGCGCTGTTTGCACGCGGCATTACGCTGGTCGCGACCTCCAATATTCCGCCGGATGAACTCTACCGCAACGGTTTGCAACGCGCCCGCTTCCTGCCGGCTATCGATGCCATTAAACAGCACTGCGACATTATGAATGTGGACGCCGGCGTCGATTACCGGCTGCGGACGCTGACGCAGGCCCATTTATGGCTAACGCCGCTTAATGATGAAACCCGGCGGCAAATGGATAAACTGTGGCTGGCGTTAGCGGGGGCCGCGCGCGAGCACGCTCCGACGCTGGAAATCAATCATCGCTCTTTATCCACCCTGGGCGTTGAAAACCAAACGCTAGCGGTCTCTTTCGCTACGCTGTGCGTCGAGGCCCGCAGCCAGCATGATTACATTGCGCTCTCAAGGTTATTTCACACGGTTCTGCTGTTTGACGTGCCGGTCATGACGCCGCTGATGGAGAACGAAGCGCGCCGCTTTATTGCGCTGGTGGATGAGTTTTACGAGCGCCACGTTAAGCTGGTGGTCAGCGCTGCCGCGCCGTTATATGAAATTTATCAGGGGGAGCGGCTCAAGTTTGAATTTCAGCGCTGTCTGTCGCGCCTGCAAGAGATGCAGAGTGCGGAGTATCTCAAGCGGGAGCATATGCCGTAA
- the yhcB gene encoding putative periplasmic protein (similar to E. coli orf, hypothetical protein (AAC76265.1); Blastp hit to AAC76265.1 (134 aa), 97% identity in aa 1 - 134), with translation MFMTWEYALIGLVVGIIIGAVAMRFGNRKLRQQQALQYELEKNKAELEEYREELVSHFARSAELLDTMAHDYRQLYQHMAKSSSSLLPEMSAESNPFRNRLAESEASNDQAPVQMPRDYSEGASGLLRSGAKRD, from the coding sequence ATGTTCATGACCTGGGAATATGCGCTAATTGGATTAGTCGTCGGTATCATCATTGGTGCCGTGGCCATGCGTTTTGGTAATCGTAAGTTACGTCAACAGCAGGCATTGCAGTACGAACTGGAAAAAAACAAAGCTGAGCTGGAAGAGTACCGTGAAGAGCTGGTTAGCCACTTTGCCCGCAGCGCGGAACTGCTGGATACCATGGCGCATGATTACCGCCAGCTGTATCAGCATATGGCGAAAAGCTCCAGCAGCCTGCTGCCGGAAATGTCTGCGGAGTCGAATCCGTTCCGTAACCGTCTGGCGGAGTCTGAGGCGAGCAACGATCAGGCGCCAGTACAAATGCCACGTGATTATTCTGAAGGCGCGTCTGGCCTGTTACGTAGCGGCGCAAAGCGCGATTAA
- the degQ gene encoding serine endoprotease (similar to E. coli serine endoprotease (AAC76266.1); Blastp hit to AAC76266.1 (455 aa), 89% identity in aa 1 - 455), translating to MKKHTQLLSALALSVGLTLSAPFPALASIPGQVPGQATLPSLAPMLEKVLPAVVSVKVEGTAAQSQKVPEEFKKFFGEDLPDQPSQPFEGLGSGVIIDAAKGYVLTNNHVINQAQKISIQLNDGREFDAKQIGGDDQSDIALLQIQNPSKLTQIAIADSDKLRVGDFAVAVGNPFGLGQTATSGIISALGRSGLNLEGLENFIQTDASINRGNSGGALLNLNGELIGINTAILAPGGGSIGIGFAIPSNMAQTLAQQLIQFGEIKRGLLGIKGTEMTADIAKAFKLNVQRGAFVSEVLPNSGSAKAGVKSGDVIISLNGKQLNSFAELRSRIATTEPGTKVKLGLLRDGKPLEVEVTLDSNTSSSASAEMIAPALQGATLSDGQLKDGTKGVKVDSVEKSSPAAQAGLQKDDVIIGVNRDRISSIAEMRKVMAAKPSIIALQVVRGNENIYLLLR from the coding sequence ATGAAAAAACACACCCAGCTGTTAAGTGCATTAGCGTTAAGTGTCGGGTTAACTCTTTCGGCGCCGTTTCCAGCCCTTGCATCGATACCAGGCCAGGTGCCAGGCCAGGCGACGCTGCCAAGCCTTGCCCCTATGCTGGAGAAAGTGCTGCCTGCTGTCGTCAGCGTAAAAGTCGAGGGAACCGCCGCCCAGAGCCAAAAAGTGCCGGAGGAGTTTAAAAAATTCTTTGGCGAGGATCTGCCAGACCAGCCGTCCCAGCCGTTTGAAGGACTCGGTTCGGGGGTGATTATCGATGCCGCGAAAGGCTATGTATTAACCAATAATCATGTGATTAATCAGGCACAGAAGATCAGCATTCAACTGAATGACGGACGCGAATTCGACGCGAAGCAGATCGGCGGCGACGACCAGAGCGATATCGCTCTGTTACAAATTCAGAATCCCAGCAAGTTAACGCAAATTGCCATCGCCGATTCCGACAAACTCCGCGTCGGCGATTTCGCCGTGGCGGTCGGTAATCCGTTTGGTCTTGGACAAACCGCCACCTCCGGGATTATTTCAGCGCTGGGACGCAGCGGGCTTAATCTGGAAGGGCTTGAGAACTTTATTCAAACCGATGCCTCTATTAACCGCGGCAACTCCGGCGGCGCGCTGCTTAACCTGAACGGCGAGCTGATCGGGATTAATACCGCGATCCTCGCGCCAGGGGGCGGGAGCATCGGCATTGGCTTTGCTATTCCTTCCAATATGGCGCAGACGCTGGCGCAGCAGTTGATTCAGTTCGGCGAAATCAAACGCGGATTGCTGGGAATTAAAGGCACTGAAATGACCGCTGATATCGCCAAGGCATTCAAACTGAACGTTCAGCGTGGCGCTTTTGTCAGCGAGGTTTTACCCAATTCAGGTTCGGCGAAGGCCGGGGTGAAATCCGGAGACGTGATTATCAGTCTTAACGGTAAGCAGCTGAATAGCTTTGCCGAACTGCGTTCACGTATCGCCACCACCGAACCGGGCACGAAAGTGAAGCTGGGCCTGCTGCGCGATGGTAAGCCGCTGGAGGTGGAAGTCACGCTGGATTCCAATACCTCTTCTTCCGCCAGCGCCGAAATGATCGCCCCGGCGTTGCAAGGCGCAACGTTGAGCGACGGCCAACTGAAAGACGGGACGAAAGGCGTTAAGGTTGATAGCGTCGAAAAAAGCAGTCCTGCCGCGCAGGCCGGTTTGCAAAAAGATGATGTTATCATCGGCGTTAATCGCGATCGCATCAGTTCTATCGCCGAAATGCGCAAAGTGATGGCGGCAAAACCGTCCATCATTGCTCTTCAGGTAGTACGCGGCAACGAGAACATTTATCTATTGCTGCGCTAA